From a region of the Enterobacter sp. JBIWA008 genome:
- a CDS encoding phage minor head protein → MDALERYSEIITPWATKVAENFTADIARQNEKQWRQHSRNISAELRNMVDRAPVGQVMRSIVAEQIKYIKSLPLEAADRVYDIQNKAIEAVVTGGRAEPFAKEIAASGDVSRSRANLIARTELGRATGALDQARALSIGSNGYIWRTAEDGDVRHSHREMEGKFVEWGRPPTLDGMTGHAGELPNCRCYKEIVFPNPHSYLA, encoded by the coding sequence ATGGATGCGCTGGAGCGCTACAGCGAAATCATCACCCCCTGGGCGACGAAGGTTGCTGAGAACTTTACCGCCGACATTGCGCGCCAGAATGAAAAGCAGTGGCGTCAGCACAGCCGAAACATCAGCGCAGAGCTGCGCAACATGGTTGACCGCGCCCCGGTAGGCCAGGTGATGAGATCCATCGTTGCCGAGCAAATTAAGTACATCAAATCGCTACCTCTTGAGGCCGCCGATCGGGTGTATGACATTCAGAACAAAGCCATCGAGGCCGTTGTGACTGGTGGCCGCGCTGAGCCATTCGCGAAAGAGATAGCTGCGTCCGGTGACGTGTCACGCTCACGAGCGAACCTTATCGCCCGTACCGAGCTTGGACGCGCAACCGGAGCGCTGGATCAGGCGCGTGCGCTGTCAATCGGCTCGAATGGTTATATCTGGCGTACAGCCGAAGATGGCGACGTCCGGCACTCTCATCGTGAAATGGAGGGCAAGTTTGTCGAATGGGGCCGACCTCCAACGCTTGACGGCATGACCGGTCATGCTGGCGAGCTCCCGAACTGCCGCTGTTATAAAGAGATCGTCTTCCCCAACCCTCATTCTTATCTCGCCTGA
- a CDS encoding DUF2213 domain-containing protein: MKYFFNTRLGETRYQLADGSLLCKDVPIGRTGKQLYGAADLPNLKPDKLGEIVVTRSPEQVFHPATLASFEGMSITILHPEDENGNVRLVNPENWKELAVGHLQNVRRGTGDQSDLMLADLIVKDESAIQLIEDGLREVSCGYDAEYEQTEPGKAEQVDITGNHVALVPKGRAGNRCAIGDRDTMANQKKSWWTRMRTAIKTGDADTMNELLDSAPAAVTGDEGDLPSGVNLNINLSPQQPLPDKKPEMGGEPTGDGEDDIKTLLKALLAKLEGNATGDNANNPGENDNKNPTGDDEDKEEETTITGDSAYRAEVIVPGIDLSRKVKPTAFKRDVLAAADKTLVRQVVGDADIRKLPKQSVDMAFNAVSEIAKGRNTRTTTGDAQRPNMGMTSIASLNKQNADFWSNRKG; this comes from the coding sequence ATGAAATATTTTTTCAATACCCGGCTGGGGGAAACCCGCTATCAGCTGGCTGACGGCTCTCTGTTGTGCAAAGACGTGCCGATAGGTCGAACGGGTAAACAGCTCTACGGCGCTGCCGATCTGCCAAACCTCAAACCCGACAAGCTCGGTGAGATAGTCGTAACGCGCTCTCCTGAGCAGGTATTCCATCCGGCCACGCTCGCCTCATTTGAAGGGATGAGCATCACTATCCTGCATCCTGAAGATGAAAACGGGAATGTGCGGCTGGTAAATCCCGAGAACTGGAAAGAGCTTGCGGTCGGGCATCTTCAGAACGTGCGGCGAGGGACTGGTGACCAGTCTGATTTGATGCTGGCTGACCTTATCGTCAAAGACGAAAGCGCCATTCAGCTTATCGAAGATGGTCTGCGCGAAGTGTCGTGCGGCTATGACGCGGAGTACGAGCAGACCGAGCCAGGTAAAGCCGAGCAGGTCGATATTACCGGAAACCATGTGGCTCTTGTCCCTAAAGGCAGAGCCGGAAATCGTTGTGCAATTGGAGACAGAGACACAATGGCAAATCAAAAGAAAAGCTGGTGGACCCGCATGCGCACGGCCATCAAAACGGGTGACGCTGACACCATGAACGAACTGCTGGACTCTGCGCCAGCGGCGGTAACGGGTGATGAAGGGGATCTGCCCAGCGGCGTTAACCTCAACATTAACCTTTCACCGCAGCAACCATTGCCGGACAAAAAGCCGGAAATGGGCGGAGAGCCAACCGGCGACGGCGAGGACGATATCAAAACCTTGCTCAAAGCCCTGCTGGCTAAGCTGGAAGGAAATGCGACGGGTGATAACGCCAATAATCCTGGCGAAAATGATAACAAAAACCCAACCGGCGACGACGAGGACAAAGAAGAGGAAACCACGATTACCGGTGACTCTGCCTATCGTGCCGAGGTTATCGTCCCGGGTATCGATCTGAGCCGTAAGGTGAAACCGACCGCGTTCAAACGTGATGTGCTGGCTGCCGCTGACAAAACACTGGTTCGCCAGGTTGTCGGTGATGCGGATATCCGCAAATTGCCCAAGCAATCGGTCGATATGGCGTTTAACGCCGTGTCTGAGATTGCCAAAGGGCGAAACACTCGCACCACCACGGGCGATGCACAACGTCCAAATATGGGCATGACCAGCATCGCTTCCCTGAACAAACAAAACGCCGACTTCTGGTCTAACCGCAAAGGATAA
- a CDS encoding DUF2184 domain-containing protein, with protein MITFDQATVDSSGAFLIGELERLDQTLNLPLVGYTWTRDIQLREDVSIADDISSWTNTSFGAAGTGANPNGKNWVGKDSTAIAGVNVDIGKDGNPLNLWGMELGWTVVELAAAQQVGRPIDTQKYDGMQLKWQMDNDEQVYIGDDALGLKGLANLVGVTLNNAPKTWANSTNDEILDSVNSILSNAWAASGYSVVPSDLRIPPEQYSLLASRKVSEAGNQSLLTYLAVNTIAFHQNGVPLEIKAVKWLKGRGVGGKDRMVAYTNDKKYVRYPLVPLQSVPVQYRGLYQIATYYGKLGAVEPVYKETLSYVDGI; from the coding sequence ATGATTACTTTTGATCAGGCAACCGTTGATAGCTCTGGTGCCTTTCTCATCGGGGAGCTGGAGAGACTCGACCAGACGCTGAACCTGCCGCTGGTGGGTTACACCTGGACCCGCGACATTCAACTGCGTGAAGACGTTTCTATCGCAGATGACATTTCCAGCTGGACTAACACCAGCTTTGGCGCTGCGGGTACTGGCGCAAATCCGAACGGTAAAAACTGGGTAGGTAAAGACTCCACCGCTATTGCTGGCGTGAACGTTGATATCGGCAAAGACGGCAATCCGCTGAACCTCTGGGGAATGGAACTGGGCTGGACCGTTGTAGAGCTGGCAGCAGCTCAGCAGGTAGGTCGCCCGATTGATACCCAGAAGTACGACGGGATGCAGCTCAAATGGCAGATGGACAACGACGAGCAGGTTTACATTGGCGATGATGCGCTCGGCCTGAAAGGGCTGGCAAACCTTGTCGGTGTGACGCTGAACAATGCGCCGAAGACCTGGGCGAACTCCACCAACGACGAGATTCTTGATAGCGTGAACAGCATTCTGTCGAATGCCTGGGCAGCATCCGGTTATTCCGTCGTGCCTTCTGATCTGCGCATTCCGCCAGAGCAGTATTCACTGCTGGCGAGCCGTAAGGTTTCCGAAGCGGGTAACCAGTCACTGCTGACCTATCTGGCTGTGAACACTATCGCTTTCCACCAGAACGGCGTTCCGCTGGAAATCAAAGCGGTCAAATGGCTGAAAGGGCGCGGGGTTGGCGGTAAAGACCGTATGGTCGCCTACACCAACGACAAGAAATACGTGCGCTATCCGCTGGTGCCGTTGCAGAGCGTTCCTGTCCAGTATCGCGGTCTGTACCAGATTGCGACCTACTACGGCAAGCTCGGTGCGGTTGAGCCAGTGTACAAAGAAACCCTGTCCTACGTGGACGGTATCTGA
- a CDS encoding DUF4054 domain-containing protein produces the protein MPKNQSLPTVSDFRRDFPQFADPAKYPEAQIQFRLNLADVLLSENVTGKELFPYFAELFVAHYMTLWAADSRAMLVGGPGGSTNGVQSSKSVDKVSVSYDTSATLNPDAGFWNNTRYGAEFYQLITMFGAGGRQL, from the coding sequence ATGCCAAAGAATCAAAGCCTGCCAACAGTAAGTGATTTTCGCCGCGACTTCCCGCAGTTTGCTGACCCTGCCAAATATCCCGAAGCGCAAATCCAGTTTCGTCTGAATCTGGCCGATGTGCTGCTGAGCGAAAATGTCACCGGCAAAGAGTTGTTTCCGTACTTTGCCGAGTTGTTCGTGGCTCACTACATGACGCTATGGGCGGCAGATAGCCGGGCAATGCTGGTTGGCGGCCCGGGCGGTTCAACCAATGGTGTTCAATCCTCCAAGTCCGTTGACAAGGTAAGCGTCAGCTATGACACCAGCGCGACGCTAAACCCTGACGCAGGCTTCTGGAATAACACCCGATATGGCGCTGAATTTTATCAGCTGATCACGATGTTCGGTGCGGGCGGTCGCCAGCTATGA
- a CDS encoding DUF3383 family protein, whose protein sequence is MTQGLPVSNVVNVDVIISPKAATGRNFGALLILGSSTVIPVQERVRLYASVEDIGEDFGVDSPEYEAAQVFFSQSPKPTQVYVGRWAKTLTSSEGGSVETIVQAVNACLQYTNWYGLVVADDVADGDDVLDAADVIEVAKLIEASSLSRIFGVTSADAEIINTTSTTDVASKLKAGKYSRTFIQYSTSSPYAAVSAFGRAFTVNFNGSNTTITLKFKQEPSVTYETLTVGQAAAVDAKNANVFVYYANDTAILQQGVMANGDFFDERHGLDWLQNYVQTNLYNLLYTSTTKIPQTDAGVTRLLSDVEQSMDQSVTNGLVAAGVWNGGPIGQLNSGDTLTKGYYVYAQPLVQQAQADREARKAPLIQVACKLAGAVHYADVQINVVR, encoded by the coding sequence ATGACGCAGGGCTTACCTGTATCCAACGTTGTAAACGTTGATGTGATCATCTCGCCGAAAGCGGCTACTGGTCGTAACTTCGGCGCGCTGCTGATCCTCGGTTCTTCCACTGTCATTCCGGTGCAGGAGCGCGTTCGCCTCTATGCGTCCGTTGAGGACATTGGCGAGGATTTCGGAGTCGACAGCCCGGAATATGAAGCGGCGCAGGTTTTCTTCAGCCAGTCGCCGAAGCCGACGCAGGTTTATGTTGGCCGCTGGGCGAAGACGCTGACCTCTTCCGAAGGTGGAAGCGTGGAAACCATTGTGCAAGCTGTTAATGCCTGCCTGCAATATACCAACTGGTATGGGCTGGTTGTCGCTGATGATGTTGCTGATGGCGATGATGTGCTTGATGCTGCCGACGTGATTGAGGTTGCTAAACTCATCGAAGCGTCCAGCCTGAGCCGCATTTTCGGGGTAACCTCTGCCGACGCCGAGATTATCAATACGACCTCGACGACCGATGTTGCGTCAAAATTAAAGGCTGGTAAGTATTCTCGGACCTTTATTCAGTATTCCACCAGCAGCCCTTATGCTGCGGTTTCAGCTTTTGGTCGCGCGTTTACCGTCAATTTCAACGGCAGCAATACCACGATTACCCTGAAATTCAAACAGGAACCGAGCGTAACCTACGAAACGCTGACGGTAGGACAGGCGGCGGCTGTGGATGCGAAGAATGCGAACGTGTTCGTGTACTACGCCAACGACACGGCGATCCTGCAACAGGGTGTTATGGCGAACGGAGACTTCTTCGACGAGCGCCACGGGCTCGACTGGTTGCAGAACTACGTTCAGACCAACCTCTATAACCTGCTTTACACCAGTACCACCAAAATTCCGCAGACTGATGCTGGTGTGACCCGTCTTCTTTCCGACGTTGAACAGTCCATGGATCAGTCCGTCACGAACGGTCTGGTAGCGGCTGGCGTGTGGAATGGTGGCCCTATCGGACAACTGAATTCCGGCGATACGCTGACCAAAGGCTATTACGTGTATGCACAGCCGCTGGTGCAGCAGGCACAGGCCGACCGCGAAGCGCGCAAAGCACCGTTAATTCAGGTGGCCTGTAAGCTGGCTGGCGCAGTTCATTATGCCGATGTGCAGATCAACGTGGTTCGCTAA
- a CDS encoding DUF3277 family protein, producing MATYSFLDVTASLTGPTGVIDLGQGSANSEEGITQTMGGNKNTMTIGADGEVMHSLHADKSGTITVTLLKTSPVNKKLSLAYNAQSQSSATWGNNVIVIRNTASGDISTARSCAFQKQPDFNNAKEGGTVAWVFDCGKIDQLLGEF from the coding sequence ATGGCAACTTATTCTTTTCTCGATGTAACCGCGTCGCTCACCGGGCCGACCGGCGTTATCGATCTTGGTCAGGGTTCTGCGAACTCTGAGGAAGGTATCACCCAGACCATGGGCGGCAACAAGAACACCATGACCATCGGTGCCGATGGCGAAGTGATGCACAGCCTGCACGCCGACAAGTCAGGCACCATTACGGTAACGCTGCTGAAAACCTCCCCCGTGAACAAGAAGCTGTCTCTGGCGTATAACGCGCAAAGCCAGTCCTCTGCCACCTGGGGCAATAACGTGATCGTCATTCGCAACACGGCATCTGGTGATATCTCTACTGCGCGTTCGTGTGCATTCCAGAAACAGCCTGATTTCAATAATGCCAAAGAGGGCGGAACCGTCGCCTGGGTATTCGACTGCGGCAAGATTGACCAGCTGCTCGGGGAGTTTTAA
- a CDS encoding phage tail assembly chaperone has protein sequence MEFEIKGVKYRTAKLSVFEQLKVSRKLLPVLAGMVSDFRSVQEKISSKDTEGAMATILPKIANAVSDLSDGDVDAILFPCLSVVSREHMKGWVPVCQHGEMAFDDIDLLTMLQLVARVVADSLGNFLQGLPTSETPTPPAE, from the coding sequence ATGGAATTCGAAATTAAGGGCGTGAAATATCGCACTGCAAAACTCAGTGTTTTCGAACAACTGAAGGTGTCACGCAAGCTGTTGCCGGTGCTGGCCGGGATGGTTTCTGACTTCCGGAGCGTTCAGGAGAAGATCAGCAGCAAAGATACCGAAGGCGCGATGGCTACCATCCTGCCAAAGATTGCCAATGCTGTGTCCGATCTGAGCGATGGAGACGTGGACGCTATCCTGTTTCCCTGCCTTTCCGTAGTTTCACGCGAGCACATGAAAGGCTGGGTGCCGGTATGCCAGCATGGCGAAATGGCGTTTGACGATATCGACCTGCTGACCATGCTGCAACTGGTGGCGCGGGTGGTCGCCGACTCTCTGGGAAATTTTTTGCAAGGACTCCCTACCAGCGAGACGCCCACCCCGCCAGCGGAATAA
- a CDS encoding lytic transglycosylase translates to MDQKDLNSGAVDLCRIALLNDYLDMREDNDARVDKWRAANER, encoded by the coding sequence ATTGACCAGAAAGACCTTAACAGCGGTGCGGTAGACCTCTGCCGCATCGCGCTTCTCAATGACTACCTCGACATGCGCGAGGATAACGACGCCCGGGTAGATAAATGGAGAGCGGCCAATGAGCGGTAA
- a CDS encoding lytic transglycosylase domain-containing protein → MSGNADTIKDFLVSLGFDIDQAGANKFEAVLKGVTANVLKVGAVVEGAALSIVGFTTQIANGLDKIYWASQRTGASVQGIKALGYAASQTGASAESAMSSLEGLAGFMRSNPGAEGFLNRLGVQTRDVSGKMRDTAAIFTGVGQKLNNMPYYRAKQYAQMLGIDENTLMAMRRGMNGFTADYQSMLQKTGFNADKAAVQSNKFMTSMRGLTSLFGIMRDKIGSNLAGGLAGSLDSLRRRILDNFPKIEETLTKVIKGVIWLANAFTRMAWRVIQAAGSVIEWWKKLDDGSKKFLMTIGAILIAWRLLNAAFLKSPIGLITTLILAIGLLYDDYQTWKEGGKSLIDWSKWQPEIEQAKKVFKWLRDKFLELKDNLGGWKNTLTILFGFLAGAKLVSMLTGIGRLVAGFMGLGKAIGGSIGGLGKLAQGIAQLAIKNPWLLMFIPANNTPTTSEEMASIGGIGSNIVPERQQAYEALRKENPGKDFFTDEQIQRKIQEMGLEPEQRAQSVKRPQATAQGKVLLDWMGPMFNKLESLYQLPAGLLKSVAITESGGNQFAMSGAGAKGLFQFMDGTARDMGLRGNDVFDPEKSAQAAAKYLSQLLRQNGGDLSKALASYNWGIGNVQRYGMGLMPQETRNYIPKVMSNMPTSAPVIQQETNINIHGVSDPREAARLTVDRQKGVNSQLTQQLPAGPR, encoded by the coding sequence ATGAGCGGTAACGCAGATACGATTAAAGACTTCCTTGTTTCGCTGGGGTTCGATATCGATCAGGCTGGCGCTAATAAGTTTGAAGCAGTGCTGAAAGGCGTTACCGCGAATGTTCTGAAGGTCGGCGCGGTGGTGGAAGGCGCAGCGCTGAGCATTGTTGGGTTTACCACCCAGATCGCGAATGGTCTGGATAAGATTTACTGGGCATCCCAACGGACGGGGGCCAGCGTCCAAGGCATCAAAGCGCTGGGCTATGCCGCATCGCAAACCGGTGCCAGCGCCGAGTCGGCCATGTCCTCCCTTGAAGGACTGGCTGGTTTCATGCGTAGCAATCCGGGGGCGGAGGGCTTCCTGAACCGTCTGGGCGTACAGACCCGCGATGTCAGCGGAAAGATGCGTGATACTGCCGCCATCTTTACTGGCGTTGGGCAAAAGCTCAACAACATGCCGTATTACCGCGCGAAGCAATACGCGCAGATGCTCGGCATCGATGAAAACACGCTGATGGCGATGCGGCGCGGCATGAATGGCTTTACCGCCGATTACCAGTCTATGCTGCAAAAGACGGGGTTCAACGCTGATAAGGCAGCCGTTCAGTCCAACAAATTCATGACGTCCATGCGCGGGCTTACGTCGCTGTTCGGCATTATGCGGGACAAGATCGGCTCAAACCTCGCTGGTGGTCTTGCTGGTTCGCTGGACAGCCTGCGGCGGCGCATCCTCGACAACTTCCCGAAGATTGAGGAAACGCTGACCAAAGTCATTAAAGGCGTGATCTGGCTTGCGAACGCATTCACACGAATGGCGTGGCGGGTGATTCAGGCCGCTGGTTCTGTCATTGAATGGTGGAAAAAGCTGGACGATGGCAGCAAAAAGTTCCTGATGACCATCGGCGCAATCCTCATCGCTTGGCGTTTGCTCAATGCTGCATTTCTGAAATCACCTATCGGCCTGATCACCACGCTGATTCTGGCGATCGGATTACTCTATGACGATTACCAGACGTGGAAAGAGGGCGGTAAAAGCCTGATTGACTGGTCTAAGTGGCAGCCAGAGATTGAGCAAGCAAAAAAGGTATTTAAATGGTTACGCGATAAGTTTCTGGAGCTCAAGGACAACCTGGGCGGCTGGAAAAATACGCTCACCATCCTGTTTGGCTTTCTGGCCGGTGCGAAGCTGGTCTCCATGCTCACGGGTATCGGGCGACTTGTCGCCGGATTTATGGGGCTCGGTAAGGCAATCGGCGGTTCTATTGGTGGGCTGGGTAAGCTGGCGCAGGGGATCGCGCAGCTGGCAATCAAGAATCCCTGGTTGCTTATGTTCATTCCTGCCAACAATACGCCGACCACCAGCGAAGAAATGGCATCGATTGGCGGTATAGGTAGCAATATCGTACCCGAAAGGCAGCAGGCATATGAGGCGCTGAGAAAGGAAAACCCTGGCAAAGACTTTTTCACTGATGAGCAAATCCAGCGAAAAATTCAGGAGATGGGACTGGAGCCAGAGCAGCGAGCGCAGTCTGTTAAGCGACCTCAGGCGACAGCCCAGGGCAAGGTATTGCTCGACTGGATGGGGCCAATGTTCAATAAACTGGAGTCGCTTTATCAGCTGCCAGCTGGCCTGTTGAAAAGCGTGGCGATCACCGAGTCGGGTGGTAACCAGTTCGCCATGTCCGGCGCAGGCGCGAAAGGACTGTTTCAATTTATGGATGGCACGGCGCGCGACATGGGCCTGCGTGGGAATGATGTATTCGACCCGGAAAAGTCAGCTCAGGCAGCCGCTAAGTACCTCAGCCAGCTGTTGCGGCAGAACGGCGGAGACCTTAGCAAAGCACTGGCTTCATATAACTGGGGGATCGGCAACGTTCAGCGCTATGGCATGGGGCTGATGCCGCAGGAAACGCGCAACTACATTCCGAAAGTGATGAGCAATATGCCCACCAGCGCCCCGGTGATTCAGCAGGAAACGAATATTAACATCCACGGCGTTTCCGATCCGCGCGAGGCTGCCCGTTTGACTGTTGACCGTCAGAAGGGCGTGAATTCACAGTTAACCCAGCAACTCCCCGCAGGACCGAGATAA
- a CDS encoding phage baseplate protein — protein sequence MDILSAIFRQQSRRIGLLIPSVVVSEKHSDALEITEHPVEKPTTNSASGFIADHAYKRPSEVTMECGFAGGGSLLDFIDTSSIGLSAGLSPKETYQQLLDLQSSRVPFDVVTGKRVYSNMLVRAIEVTTDKTSENVLNCTLTLREVIMSQTQSVSVADKSDMQDGVSTSAVQNSGTKSTTPPNESLLSSIVTGGQRLAGG from the coding sequence ATGGATATTTTATCAGCGATTTTTCGCCAGCAATCCCGGCGAATTGGCCTGCTGATCCCCAGCGTGGTCGTCTCCGAAAAGCATTCTGATGCGCTCGAAATTACTGAGCACCCGGTGGAGAAGCCAACAACTAACAGCGCGTCGGGCTTTATCGCCGATCATGCGTACAAGCGCCCCAGTGAAGTCACAATGGAATGCGGCTTCGCTGGTGGTGGTTCGTTGCTGGACTTCATTGATACATCGTCAATCGGCCTCAGTGCCGGACTGAGCCCCAAAGAGACCTATCAGCAACTGCTGGATCTCCAGTCCTCCCGAGTGCCGTTCGATGTGGTGACCGGAAAGCGGGTGTACAGCAATATGCTGGTGCGAGCCATTGAGGTGACAACGGACAAAACCAGCGAGAACGTGCTGAACTGCACGCTTACCCTGCGCGAAGTGATCATGTCGCAAACGCAGAGCGTTAGCGTTGCTGATAAATCAGATATGCAGGATGGCGTCAGTACATCGGCAGTGCAGAATTCCGGGACGAAATCCACGACACCGCCAAATGAATCGCTTCTCAGCAGCATCGTCACAGGCGGTCAGCGCCTTGCCGGAGGGTGA